Proteins encoded by one window of Corynebacterium amycolatum:
- the rplW gene encoding 50S ribosomal protein L23 yields the protein MATIADPRDIIVAPVVSEKSYGLMEQGVYTFLVHTDANKTQIKIAVQEIFGVKVASVNTLNREGKRKRSRTGYGKRKNTKRAYVTLAAGSDPIDIFGGSAA from the coding sequence ATGGCTACCATCGCAGATCCCCGCGACATCATTGTTGCACCGGTAGTGTCTGAGAAGTCCTACGGACTCATGGAGCAGGGCGTTTACACGTTCCTGGTTCACACCGACGCTAACAAGACCCAGATCAAGATCGCGGTCCAGGAGATTTTCGGTGTCAAGGTCGCTTCCGTCAACACCCTCAACCGTGAGGGCAAGCGCAAGCGTTCCCGCACCGGCTACGGCAAGCGCAAGAACACCAAGCGCGCCTACGTGACTCTCGCGGCCGGCAGCGATCCCATCGACATCTTCGGCGGTTCGGCAGCCTAG